CAGCGAACTCAGCGTTGAATATAGCGAATTTAATCAAATCGCTGAGAAACTTATCGCCGGATCACTAATTTCGACGATCATCATTCGAGCGAAATTACTGATCATCAGCGAAATAGTGTTCAGTGGCCCTTGAGCGaaattatcgaaggcgacttcgagaactGTGATACTGAACCACAGCGTTCTTATCACGGTATTCGGCGGATTTAATCTAATCTTCGTCTGTGTGTGTTTTGACAGCGGAATTATCGTGTTCACTCGTGCAGGACCACCTAAAGCATCAGCGAAGTTCGAAGATCTGTTGGCGAATTTGTTCAAGTCTCGTTGGTCATCAGCGAAATTACTTCTGCACCGTGACTTGTCAGCGAAATTAACTACTGTTCAGCTCCATTTCGTCTAAAACTAGCAAAGATGTCGTTGAATCAACTAAGTCCGATTGCTCAAGCGGAACTTGAGACTGGAACCACCACTCGACCACCAAAGTTGAAAGGTGCTGAAGACTTTAGCACTTGAAGACTCGCATTCAATCGTTCTTCGAGTACACTGACTACAACCTGTGGCTATCTGTCATCGCTGGACCCCACATTCCAACGGTTGTTCGAGGAGATGCAGTAGTTGCCAACaatgatgcaactaccattaCTGATGAAGACAAAGCTCTTATCCAACGTGATCGTCGTGCTCACGCTGCCTTAACCATGGCACTATCAACCAACGactgcaacatgtttgaagaacaccgaactgcaaatgcactctggaatgcattgattgagtactatgaaggaaatgaagagttgatcgaaagCAATAGAGATATGGTGCAGAACTAGTATGACATGTTTGTGGAGTTCGTGGAGAAAGTCTTTCTGACCACATCAGTCGTTTTCTGaatatgatgaccaaaatgaagaaggcGGGAAATCCTGTCACAAATCGTGCTGCAATAAAGAAGCTGCTAGATTCACTTCCCAAGGAATGGAGCCTTCAATGCATGATGATCAAGAAAGATTTCCTCAACAATCCAAATCCTGTCACTTTGTCCGATCTGATCAATACCCTAAGAGCTTTTGAAATGGATGTAAACAAAAGAGAAATGAACATTGCTGGTTACCCACCAAAGTCAACTCAAACCTCCGCTGGATTAAAAAATGTGGCATTTCTTGCTTCATGGGGCACCATTCCACAAGCCTCCGACTTAATCTATGCCAACGCTTCCGCAAGCGCATCAAAAGCTCCACAACTCGTTGAGAAGACTATCACTGTCGACACTCAAGCTTTGAAAGTGTCCACTGAAAACGTGGCACTCTTCAACACGTTTCTGAGCAGCTATGAAGCCCTGATGTCTGGAGAACTGAAAAAGGAGATGTTCACTgctgaagacatgtatcaggttgatccagatgataTGGAGGAAATGAATctgaaatggcaaatggccatgattacTTTGAGGctaaagaaatttcaagacaagacaggaaagcgtttgggtcttggaaaagctggCTTTGACAAATCCAAACTTAGGTGCTATAACTGCAAGAATTTAGGACACTTCAAGCGTGATTGTCCTCTGTTGAAAGAAGGAAACAGTGAAACCACTCCTGCTGTAAAGCAAATCACAGTTGAAGAGAATAAGAACAACGCGTCTCCTAGCACGCCAAAATCCTTAGTCGTCGAAGactatgattggagtgaagaaaTTACTGAAGCAAAGGAGCAAGTCAACAAAGCTCTGATGGCCAAGATCTCAGGTGAATCCTCATCAAGGCAGTTTGAGAAGCAGACAACTGGAATTCCAAAGGGAGACAATACTGCTGACAAAGGTTTGAAAAGTATTCTGACTTCAGTGGAGcctgaaaaggaaaagaaatgtGGACAAGCAGAGGAGCATGTTTCGAAAGAGGCATCTGAGAAGGCAAGGAAAAGGTCCCAGCAGCCGCAATGAAAGCAGATTCATCAAAGGAGAAGGCTGACAAGGACTTGGTAAACAGTATTCCACTTAGTTTCAAAGAAAAATTATGCATACCtgcatgcgttgatgtcgtggcacattatAAATTCTTAAATCTAGAATTtgaaagacaaaaagacaaagctttaaaatttaacaacgagcttaaacagaacgaggctgcatatcagagaaagttgagctcaactttagctgaaatgcaaactcttaaagaatttgtgtttagaaaagattttatcattaacgatcttacagaaagattagaaaaagctttgaacgaaaagaataaattacaaattataatagataaatggaatgtcagtcaaaaggcctttactgacattAAAAACTGCTAACGACCAACGTTTGTGAAGGACGGGATTGGGTATAAGGATAGGCACGGATATGAAAGAAAACTTTTCTTTCCTccacatagcaaaaactatgtGCCTATGCCGACTCCTCATCCCGAAAACGATCTTATCAATGAAAAGGCCTCTGTTGAACAGAatgatttttgtgaaaatgagACAACCGCTAACTGTTCTAAAAGCAATGCAGATCCCATTgtgtgtaaagaagatgtgtgcgatgaggatgGAGACTTCAGCGGGTCTAAAATAGGAATTGgatattcaggcgacagttattccaccgtTAACTGGTTCGCTTGGAACTGTTCTAGGAAAAACAATGTTAAGGATGATTGTAATAGTTTAAGTAGGatggatgactgtaatggccgagtgcctaaatttaaatcttcggatgactgtaagggccatgtgcctacatttgagacccgtgatcgtgaacattgtgtgtctgaatgtcatgatttaaattatgcgttttgtgatgataaagttgcctgtgaatctcctgtatttgtgccagaattgAAAAAGAATAGTTTCGGAAAATTCCTCACAGAGGAAATCCCCGAATTTATTCCTTCTAGAACAGGTGTGATAGATTCAGAAAATAGTGTCTCTGAAGATCATGGCAATGAATATTCAAACATTACTGCCTCAGAAGACGAGCAAGGATCAGAAAGTTCAAGTGAAGATCAATCCACCAATGATGAAAGCTTCGAATGTTCAAGATCTACCTTTGAAGACCAAGACTCAAATGAAGAACTCACCAGTGATGGATCAAGTTACGAAGACAGTGAAGAGCAAAGCTCAAGTGAAGAAAACATGTCTGAAAGTTTGTCCGATTCAGACAATGATGAAGAATACTCAGAAGATGAAAGCAGAGTGGACAAGAAAATAAAGAAAGCAGAAAGCtcaagactctcatcacatacatcatcttctaacaccaaaagacccagacataaaagatgctttcgctgtggtcatttaggacatacagcgaaacattgtaaaaccaaaaaGTTTTCCAAACCAGAACATGATTTTCTTACAAACGTCACATATCAATTAAATTATCTTAAGAAGtctgttaaaaatctggttgAGTCAACTGCAtatttttggaaacaaaaagaggtcaatgtgggttcctaaatctagctaatttgtatatatttttgtatATCAGAATAAACTGCAGAAATGGCTTCGGATGCTCATGGAATACATCTGGCATGTGGACATCGGATGTTCGAGACACATGACTGGATTGAAGGAACTTTTGAAGAACTTTCGCTTCATTGATGGTGATTTCGTATCTTTCGCTGGAGACGAGAAAGGAGGAAAGATCGTTGGAGTTGGAGATGTAGTGTCTGAAGCACTCACGTTGGAGAACGTCAACTACGTTCCAGAATTGTGTTACAATCTTATGAGTGTCTCACAAGTCTGTGATAAAGGAATATCGGTGCTTTTCAATGACATGGAATGTTGTTCCTTCTGAAATGATCATGCTCACTGCTCCAAGACAAAACAACACATACGTGCTCAACatgaaaaatgccaagacaaatgACAACTTGACCTGCTTAATCTCTAAGGCTTCAGAATCGGAATCATTGCTTTGGCATAGGCGATTGGGGCATGTTAATTTTAAAAATATGaataaactctctaagttaaACTTAGTAAGAGGTCTTTCGGTTAAAGAATTcccattttctgaaaaatgtatagCATGCGCCCAGGGAAAGCAACACAAGAAATCGCACAAGTCCAAAGCAGTGAATACGATCACTGCGCCTCTTCAATTGatgcacatggatctttttggtccaattagtgttaaaagtcttgctaaaagtTCTTACTGTTTGGTGATCACAGATGATTTCCCTCGGTTCTCTTGGGTCTATTTTCTTGAAGCTAAAAGCGAGACAGCTGAAGTCCTCAAAACATTTATCCCGCTGATTGAAAATGTGACCAAATTGAAAGTGAAGTCGATCAGAAGTGACAATGGGTCCGagttcaaaaatcagaccttCATATCCTTCTGTGCTGAAAAGGGAATTCATCTCCAATACAGTGCGGCCAGaactccccaacaaaatggagttgctgaACGCAAGAATAGAACGTTGATCGAAGCTGCACGAACCATGCTGGTGGACTCAAAGCTTCCAATCATCTTCTGGGCAGAAGCAGTAAATACGGCATTCTACGTTCTAAACAGGGTACTCATTGTAAAACCACACGGAAAGACAGCATATGAACTTCTCTTCAAAAGAAAGCCGCTCATTGACTTCTTCAGACCATTTGGTTGTTCGTGCACTCTTCTAAACACTCAGGAAAATCTCATCAAATTTGAAGCAGTGGGTGATATCTGCTACTTCATGGGGTATTCATCCACACAGAAGGCCTGCCGTGTTTACAACAAAAGAACAAAGATGGTGATTGAATCTTACTATGTTGATTTTCAAGAAGGAAACTACACCAACACCGGAAGCACTCCTGATTGGTTCTATGATGTGGGTGTGATTTTTAACACCTTTGAAATTCCGGATGTAGTTCCAGAAACTGAACCTGTTGAAGACACTCAAGTTGAACCACTGTTTGACTCATCAGACATTGGTTTAACCCCATTTACCACCCGTATATCTCCATCATCTGCTGACCCTGTTCTGGCTGTGAATGAAGCAACTGGTGACAAttcgcctgagaacacccaagacaacggtgcttcttcttcacaggcgaATGTGGATGAACCAACTCAAGAAGATGATCCACCAGTGATTTATGTGGACGAACACTTCACCAACCTTCCGCAGCAAATTGAATCTCTGACAAATGCCGGATACAAGACAAATCGAAATCGTCCTCTTGAAAACGTTATCGGCGCAGTCGAAGAAGGAGTGCGTACACGCGGGCAGTCGTCAAGCATCAACAAAGGGCTATTTGCAGCTTTTCTGTCACAATCAGTTCCACGTGACATCGAAGACGCTATTCAAGACTCCAGTTGGGTTCAGGCGATGCAGGAAGAGCTATCTCAATTTAGAAAGCTTAAAGTTTGGGAACTAGTAGATTtacctgaaggaaagtttccaattggcacaaaatgggtcttccgtaacaagatggatgatcgtggaGTGGTAATCAAGAACAAGGCCAGATTGGTGGTACAGGGCTTTCGTCAGGAAGAAGGAATTGACTACGAAGAAGTAATTGCTCCTGTTGCATGACTGGAAGCAATCAGAATATTCCTGGCGTATGCATCATATAGAAATTTCAAAGTTTTCCAAATGGATGTCAAGAGTGCTTTTCTTTATGGGAAAGTAAAGGAAGAAGTGTATGTATGTCAGCCTCCAGGGTTCGAAGACCCTCATTTTCCAGGTCGCTATTTCAAGCTGGACAAAGCACTATATGGTCTTCACCAAGCTCCACgcgcttggtacgagactttgtccacatacttgtTAGAGTGTGGATACACCAGAGGTAAGATAGACATGACTCTCTTCACCAAAAAGATCGGGGAGGACGTAATGCTGGTTCAAATCTACGTCGATGATATTATCTTCGGGTCAACTAACGAGGCGTTGTGCAGAGAATTCGAGACCGTCATGAAGGCAAAAttcgaaatgagcatgatgggagagctgaatttcttcttagggctagaagtgaagcaaaagGAGGATGGGATTCTCATTCATCAGGCAAAGTACATTCGGGATATTCTCACGAAGTACAACATGAACGATTGTAAAGTTGCAAGCACCTCGTTCGCCTCTCAGACAGAGCTTACTCTAGATCCtcaaggaaaaccagtaaacaaatCCTTTTATCGCTCGATGATCGGTTCTCTGATGTACTTGACGGCTAGCAGGCCGGACATTTTGTGGGCAGTCTGTCTTTGCGCTCGATTTCAGACAAATCCCAAGGAATCCCATGAAATTGCTGTAAAGCGCATCTTACGCTATCTCAAAGGAACTCCGAAACTAGgtctttggtatcctaaagatagtaattttgatcttattgcctattctgacagtgatcatgcaggttgTAAAGTAGATTGCAGGTCTGTATCAGGAGGATGCCAATTCTTGGGAAATCGTTTGATCTCATGGCAAAGCAAGAAGCAAACAACGGTGTCCACCTCAACCGCTCAAGCAGAATACACCGCGGCCTAAAGCTGCTGTTCACAAGTTCTCTAGATACAAAATCAATTGCTGGATTatggaatcaacatcatgaagactcctatattcatcgacaatgaagCGTGTCTAGGTTTGTGAAGAATCCCATACACCACTCAAGAACAAAGCACATTGAGATTCGAATTCACGCAATTCGAGATGCTTACGAAAAGGGatatattcaagtggtgccagtggatacaacacagcaGCTGGCCGACATTTTCACGAAAGCCTTCGATAAAACCCAATTCAACCAGTtggtaacctggttggaaatggtCAATTTCCTTGACTGGAAATGAATCTTGTGATCAAAAGTTATTGTTAAAAAAAACGTTTGTTGAAAGTAAAACAAGTATCGGAAAACGTCGCCCACCAaaaagattcttattaaaattttattttcgggcagatggactcacgaaaataaagattttaggggggatatattcagaaaatccaaaaacgaATGCTTATGTCTGACTCCAgctagaggaagtgatagaaaattgctaacactttgtcatttcttgcatatacagaaaacaaaaagaaatcggggtaccaagcaacgacgtgtcggtagattcagcaacaccgacgagtaaactgctgttagggagcaaaacataatgtctacacaagaattctagcttttctcaggcattacgcatctcagtgggtaacacgttgcggcatatggcttaatggtcttgaatcttgcgttgacagattgccaaagtctgagatttcgggtctttatattggtatttcattcggaggatatcatagttgttcttctgctgcatccagatacatgctgacctagaggTTATGATATTCCTTTAAaaataagtgccttaaaaaaaaGGCCAAACCCTTTCTAATAAGCGCCATTTCTGGCCAAAATCCTTAATaagcgccatttttggccaaaatccctagatagattagtttggtaactctgctgtacggtggtactaacctgttcaccGAACTATCTATCTTAACCCTTGATAGCTCTtgggatctctgttgtacgaaagtacagacctgatctccgttctatcgttgaagagaatgaaaccaatatactcacctgttatgaAGAATCtctgtgcataccttgatcgcgggggtatgtcctgatgtgggactcacgagggcgtaatgattctattctcaatagcttgtgtgggggccatcgaagacttgtcaatattaccaaaaacatgataaaagcgctctcCAAAGGCATGTTGAAAaaaggatgcatggatttaagcggacaaacatactggcagtttttcttgtgccctggttagtaaataataataataatatataaagaatTTGGCGAGTGTTTGCAATATGATCTTCTGCAGGTAAGTTCGGTGAGCATCGAATATTTCAAGGAAATCTGCATTAAATGGAACCTCTCAGAGTAAGAATTTCgaagttcggagtcaaaatggcccaaattttAGCAAAATTGTAAATATTTCGAAATAAACagtattttaaacaaaaatgggcacgttttacgagaaagtcTGAAATCAACGAGCGAAATTAAAGATTGTTTGAAATCATGCATCTGGCAGCGGAATTAAGATACCAGCGATATTATAATTTCGCTGGTTATCTAAATTCACATATATAGATATTTTTTTTTAACCGTCAGTCactttcaaaattttcaaaacttcTCAAAAACGGTTCTTTCATCTTCTCTCTTGTTTATCACCGGATATTCTAATTAAATTAACACAAGATTCAACTCCAACCAAGATTATCAGGTAATTTTCTTCACTAAATCGTTGTGTTCGTCTCTTGATCGGTGCTTTCACTTCTTGATCGGTTGGGATTAATGGTTAATGCTTCATACATTGTATGGGTTTTGGTTGTTCTTGATATACTACAAGTCTGTTGATTATGTTAAATGATACAAGTAGAAAACCAAGTAAAACCGACACAATTCTGATCACTCACGATTCTGTTTTCTTTGCAAAATCATGTCTGATTGTTTGAATGAAAGTTGTTAAGGGTTTTAAAAGGGTTTTATAAGAAATTTATGGTGCCAGCGAACTTAACATGATGATAGCGAAGatggtgaatttacttgggaatctcaaaagtctcgaacgcgagttcgagcaaccAGCAAACGATCTATTTCGCTCGTGTAGCGATTTAGTCTGTTGTCTTCGCTGGTAGATCGTTTCCGGAAAAGAAACTTTGTCATCGCTATGTTCGCTAGCGAAATTAACACATGATCTGATTGAGTTACCGACTAAGCTAAACCGGATCGTTAGCCAACTTAGCGAAGATACAGTAACTATTCGGTCTGGTTCATCAGCGAAGACAGCGATGATAACCAATCTGTGTTGGCGATCTAGTCTCCGGATCTCGATATCCGGCATCAGCGAAGACAACCATGTCTTGACAGCgaaattaatgtttttttttaatttttcaaattcatttaattcatttaatctaatattttatatataatcttgtttaatttttgtaaatattGTTCTGTGCATAGTTTCTTGTGTAATTTTCCGTTCTAACTTGCCTCGTTTTACGTGTCATGTGCAGTATGGTGAAGATTCTCGAGTGGGATAAAACGTTGAAACATAATCAAAGCATCAACCTGGATGAAGTGCCTCTAGATTTTGAAGATGTAACTAGATGGGTACGTTCCAGCAGAATCGGTTATGCTGTGGAGACAGCAGTTAAGGTTTACAACATTCACATACAAGAATTCTGGGAAAACGCAAAAGCAGAAACCATCAACAATAAAAGAGGGATAGTGTCGACGGTTCGCAACAAAAGAGTAGAGGTGACTGAAGACCGGATACCCCAGGTTCTGAAGCTACTAGACAATGATCAAGATCCGTTAAGCCTGAGTCAAGATGATATCCTGGATGGTTTTCGAGGGATGGGTTATGTTGGAGATTTCCGTCAAAAGAAAGAGATCAAGAGAGGAGGACTCACCAGAGACTGGAGGTTCATTGTTCATGTTATTTCTATGAGTCTGGCTCACCGAAAGGTTGGTTTTGATGGTTTGAACTTGGAATGGTCGGCAGCCATGCTGAATCTATGTCTTAATCAGAAGTTTAATCTCTCTGGCTTAATATTCAACTATATGCTTGAAAATGCAAGTGGAGCTACGTGGGCGATGTATCCAAGATTCATTCAGATGTTGATCAATGATCAATACAAGGATCTTCCAAAAGATGGAAACCTTTACAAATTTTACGTCCCCACTAGCCGTCAGTACACCGAGATCAAAACCAATGAATGGGTATTGCTGCATGATTGGATGTATCGAGCTGAGAGATTACCTCTGGTAAAAGAAGCATATAAAAAGTACAAGGAAGCTGTTTGAGAAAAACAACAGCGAGCTGCTCAAGCTCAAGCCGAAGCAGCTGCAAAAGAAGAACGCGCtaaaggaaaaaggaaagaaaaacagGCGGCTGAAGACGAACCACCCAAAAAGAAAAGGGCGTCGGAAAGCACTGAATGATTTATGGAGGCAGGCATAAGGGCGGCCGAGTCAGAAGAACACCGCCAGCACATTAAAGATTTGAAAGCGATTCACGCCTTGCAAGAAAAGGAGAAAAGAGAAAAGAAGTTGAAGCGAAAAGAGATATCAGCCTCAGAAAGACCAAGAACAGTGACTGAGGAAGTTCAATCGTTGAATGATTTCGTAGATGCAATGATTGTAGACCCCGAGGAAGCATCTGCGAGCAAGGGCCCTTCTAAAGTGTCTCCTGTGAAGCCAACAAAGATTTCAAAGCCTCCAGTACCTCCAcaaagggttcgtccctttcaaGAACTCTACGACAAGCTGATCAAAGATACCGGGCCTTCAGTTGCCAAAGAAATTTGTCTGCTAAAGAATCAAGTAAACGACACGAACCTTCTGAGGGAAAAGATCAAGGATCAGaggaagaaaaacaaagaaatgaCTGCATACATGGCTAAACAGTCCAAGTTCATCAGATTCCAGCAAGCGGGATTGGAGAAAATGTATAGAATGATGAGGAACATGTGTGAGCAAATGAAAGTGAAACCCATGTTTTCCTTTGAAGAAATCTTCGATTTTGAGGGGTTCGTGGAAGAAGAAAATACTCGAAAGGAAAAGGAGGCTGAAGCTAAGAAAAAGCGTTTGGAATCGGTCGACAAAGTATCTGAGGGAAACGAAAGTGATGAAGAAGCTGTGGATCGAGATGATATGCCGGCAAAATTTCTCGAATGGGGTCTTGAAGACGAAGTTCTCTATGAACAAGAGAATGGAAAAACATTCGCTCCTGAGCACCCTGAATGGTTCAAGAAGGAGAGAGAACAACTCCCGGATTTCTATCAAGTTATAACAGTGGAAAAGACTGAAGCTACTGATAAGATCATCAGCTGGATGTACGAAAATGTTCGAGGAATGTTTGTAGTGAAAAGACGTGGTGGAGTAATCCAGTATTTCCAGACCGGATTTGATCTTTTCTCACTTCCCAGGTGGGATCTACGGGAACTTGGTCGTCTAGACATATTAAACCCTGAAGAAAGAGGAATCGGGAGGGATTTCGAGCGAATAATTGCCAAAGAAAGTAACAGGGTTTCCCGAATCATGCTCCGCAGCGTCCAAGACGCAGAGTCTCAAAAACAACCATCGATCCAGTAACCGGAAAGGGAAAAGTGACATGGGTGATCAACCCAGCCAAAGTTGTCACGAGGATCAAGCTCCCAGAAGAAGTTCCTGTCGCCCTCAACAATTTTAAGAAATGGTTTTACGACAGCAGGACCGGTGAAGCTGTAATAAGATCCAATGAAAATGTGGATATTCGTATTctggatccgatggatgttttTATGTTTGGGCTCTCAGATCTGACAATATTAAACGCTAGTCGTATAAACGTGGGAGCGGGT
The sequence above is drawn from the Helianthus annuus cultivar XRQ/B chromosome 12, HanXRQr2.0-SUNRISE, whole genome shotgun sequence genome and encodes:
- the LOC110893021 gene encoding uncharacterized protein LOC110893021, whose product is MEAGIRAAESEEHRQHIKDLKAIHALQEKEKREKKLKRKEISASERPRTVTEEVQSLNDFVDAMIVDPEEASASKGPSKVSPVKPTKISKPPVPPQRVRPFQELYDKLIKDTGPSVAKEICLLKNQVNDTNLLREKIKDQRKKNKEMTAYMAKQSKFIRFQQAGLEKMYRMMRNMCEQMKVKPMFSFEEIFDFEGFVEEENTRKEKEAEAKKKRLESVDKVSEGNESDEEAVDRDDMPAKFLEWGLEDEVLYEQENGKTFAPEHPEWFKKEREQLPDFYQVITVEKTEATDKIISWMYENVRGMFVVKRRGGVIQYFQTGFDLFSLPRWDLRELGRLDILNPEERGIGRDFERIIAKESNRVSRIMLRSVQDAESQKQPSIHRTGEAVIRSNENVDIRILDPMDVFMFGLSDLTILNASRINVGAGNANMEEAALFQRAVERAWNLKRKMLDLVDKIEKRKEKEDKKREARKKKKHERKKEGTSASATEPTTTSPPPASSTYEATKEDQPICEAAITQETSVTPTETQAPPETTVHEDSPKEPEKQATENPAATTEE